A genomic segment from Aegilops tauschii subsp. strangulata cultivar AL8/78 chromosome 1, Aet v6.0, whole genome shotgun sequence encodes:
- the LOC109782029 gene encoding putative FBD-associated F-box protein At5g53635: protein MDLTMPIPLPGIPMVSSVAKTTRPSCEQDGFSERTKIMRYSGPDLPEDIWCHIHALLPLPDAARAGCVSREFLRCWRCRPNLTFSQETLGMNLTFFERLLRLACEQDKLALKFTEIVDQIMKKHTGSGVKTFKLECCGSRIYASRLKSWLKIAVNPQLEELVVSLPVVYDAKHYNFPCPLLFNGSGKSISYLKLKGCAFQPMAGLGCLRKMHLSEVHITGEDLGCLLSNSFVLEELDLSKCNNITCLKIPSLLNQFNHLTVSRCKTLEVIENKAPNLCTVRIDTTLVRLPFGDSLRVKNLEMLWPFEYNLVYYARAELPQIMPNLETLGISSAAEVLNTPIVPAKFLHLKLLEICLSVAEGAFSPAYDYLSLAFFLDDCPVLETFELSVCQTRMKHDSVSGDYSLLRKMPEHHHVSIKNVKIDGFCSAKSMIELTCHILDSATSLENLTLDTIYGADYEHVDRLAVHEIGGCSSPIGKRMIRDAHKAVLAIEKYIVGKVPSNVKLNIKKPCSQCHSVK from the exons ATGGACCTTACCATGCCCATCCCATTACCAG GTATACCGATGGTTTCATCAGTGGCTAAGACGACGAGGCCATCCTGTGAACAAGATGGCTTTTCTGAACGCACCAAAATAATGCGATATTCAGGGCCAGACCTTCCGGAG GACATTTGGTGTCATATACATGCCCTACTACCACTGCCGGATGCTGCCCGAGCTGGCTGCGTGTCTCGTGAATTTTTACGTTGCTGGAGATGCCGTCCCAATCTCACCTTCAGTCAGGAAACACTGGGCATGAATCTCACCTTCTTTGAGAGACTACTGAGACTTGCATGTGAACAGGATAAACTAGCTTTGAAGTTCACCGAAATAGTTGACCAAATTATGAAAAAACACACAGGCAGTGGTGTGAAGACATTCAAGCTTGAATGCTGTGGTTCTCGTATCTACGCCAGTCGTCTCAAGAGTTGGCTTAAGATTGCTGTTAATCCACAGCTTGAAGAACTTGTAGTTTCGCTGCCTGTAGTATACGATGCAAAGCACTACAACTTCCCCTGCCCACTTTTATTCAATGGAAGTGGAAAGTCAATTAGCTATCTAAAACTCAAAGGATGTGCCTTCCAGCCCATGGCTGGACTTGGTTGCTTGAGAAAGATGCATCTGTCTGAGGTACATATTACAGGGGAGGATTTGGGGTGCCTTCTTTCCAATTCTTTTGTTTTGGAGGAGCTGGATCTTAGCAAATGCAATAATATCACTTGCCTGAAGATACCGTCCCTGCTAAACCAGTTCAACCACCTGACAGTGTCTAGATGCAAAACACTGGAAGTGATAGAGAACAAAGCTCCGAATCTTTGCACGGTTCGTATTGATACTACTCTCGTACGACTTCCATTTGGAGATTCATTGCGAGTGAAGAACCTAGAGATGTTGTGGCCCTTTGAGTATAACCTCGTTTATTATGCCCGTGCCGAGCTTCCACAGATTATGCCAAATCTTGAAACTCTTGGCATTTCTTCAGCTGCTGAG GTTCTTAATACACCAATCGTACCTGCCAAATTCCTGCACCTCAAGCTGTTGGAGATTTGTCTTTCTGTTGCAGAAGGGGCCTTTTCCCCAGCTTATGATTACTTGTCTCTAGCTTTTTTCCTGGATGATTGCCCTGTGTTGGAAACTTTCGAATTGTCT GTATGCCAGACTCGCATGAAGCATGATTCTGTATCTGGAGATTACTCGCTTCTGAGAAAGATGCCAGAACACCACCACGTCAGTATCAAGAACGTGAAGATCGATGGCTTTTGCTCTGCAAAAAGCATGATTGAGCTAACATGCCATATTCTTGACAGTGCAACATCACTCGAGAATCTTACACTAGACACCATATATGGTGCTGATTATGAGCATGTTGATAGGTTGGCTGTCCACGAAATTGGTGGTTGCAGCTCTCCTATAGGAAAACGTATGATCAGAGATGCCCACAAGGCAGTTCTGGCTATCGAAAAATACATCGTGGGGAAGGTCCCCTCTAATGTTAAGCTAAATATCAAGAAGCCATGCAGTCAGTGTCATTCTGTCAAATGA
- the LOC141027300 gene encoding protein FAR1-RELATED SEQUENCE 5-like has translation MVALANALVHEAHELEDEEAGSQPQQPYVGMRFDTLEDAREHYNRYALMEGFSIKSNTYYRSAYTGVVEKQQFCCNKFRKPVERVGIPDVPSSRKNTTCPSSPEQDVEDDVEEHTFKKKRKRETVKQTKCHAKMVVKLKDDRWEVITFIADHNHPLIEKPSLSKYLRAHQGIPPEQKKLPTHLNDCNLTAGKMMMLMSSYYGSELIVPYTAKAIHNHCSKLKAPTKDIDIEETLNYFCKVMENDPGFFFKCKTDAEGRTENLFWVDGAARKAYAEAYHDCVSFDATYLMNMHNMPFAPFIGINRHGQSIMLGCGFVRQELASSYDWLFDAFLEAMDRLAPDNIITDQDVAMAQSIKRKFPRTIHRCCRWHIMKKAQEKLGPVLARNPDLVKDFNECIDFSFTPAEFERKWAALQLKYEGLMHGHFEKLYEDRATWVPCYFKFRFFPFLQSTQRSEGFNAVFKCYVNPHKSILNFVKQYEKIQVHILVREGGNDYRTEHLECTKMVAFPH, from the exons ATGGTTGCTCTTGCTAATGCTTTAGTTCATGAGGCACATGAGTTGGAAGATGAAGAAGCTGGATCACAGCCACAACAACCTTATGTTGGCATGCGCTTCGACACATTAGAGGATGCGAGGGAACACTACAATCGCTATGCTTTGATGGAGGGCTTTTCAATCAAGTCAAATACGTATTACAGGTCAGCCTACACAGGTGTGGTGGAAAAACAACAATTCTGCTGTAACAAGTTCCGCAAACCAGTAGAGAGGGTTGGGATCCCGGATGTTCCCTCGTCGAGAAAAAACACTACATGTCCAAGCTCACCTGAACAAGATGTTGAAGATGATGTCGAGGAACACACTTTCAAGAAGAAGAGGAAACGGGAAACTGTGAAGCAAACAAAATGCCATGCTAAGATGGTGGTGAAGCTTAAAGATGACAGATGGGAGGTTATCACTTTTATTGCAGATCATAACCATCCACTGATTGAGAAGCCATCGCTTTCGAAATACCTCCGTGCTCACCAAGGAATCCCGCCGGAACAAAAAAAACTACCGACTCACCTAAATGACTGCAACTTGACAGCAG GAAAAATGATGATGTTAATGTCATCATACTACGGCTCGGAGTTGATTGTTCCGTACACAGCTAAAGCCATCCATAACCACTGTTCGAAGCTCAAAGCCCCAACTAAAGACATTGACATTGAAGAAACACTAAACTACTTTTGCAAGGTGATGGAAAATGACCCAGGATTTTTCTTTAAATGCAAGACAGATGCGGAAGGCAGGACAGAAAACTTGTTTTGGGTGGATGGTGCGGCACGGAAAGCATACGCGGAGGCTTATCATGATTGCGTGTCATTTGATGCAACTTACCTCATGAACATGCACAATATGCCATTTGCCCCCTTCATTGGAATCAACAGACATGGGCAGTCAATAATGCTCGGGTGTGGATTTGTCCGGCAGGAACTAGCCTCAAGTTATGACTGGTTGTTTGATGCTTTCCTAGAAGCAATGGATCGTTTGGCTCCGGACAACATCATCACGGACCAAGATGTTGCTATGGCACAATCTATCAAGAGGAAGTTCCCGAGAACGATTCACCGTTGCTGCCGTTGGCATATAATGAAGAAAGCACAAGAGAAGCTTGGCCCTGTGTTGGCTAGGAACCCGGATTTGGTAAAAGACTTCAATGAATGCATTGACTTCAGTTTCACCCCGGCTGAGTTTGAAAGGAAATGGGCTGCACTTCAATTGAAATATGAAGGTCTTATGCATGGTCACTTTGAGAAACTCTATGAAGATCGGGCTACATGGGTGCCGTGTTACTTCAAATTCAGGTTCTTCCCTTTCCTTCAGTCAACGCAACGCAGCGAAGGGTTCAATGCTGTGTTCAAGTGCTATGTGAACCCACACAAGTCAATTCTCAACTTCGTCAAGCAATATGAGAAGATTCAAGTACACATACTCGTGAGGGAGGGCGGGAATGACTACCGGACAGAGCATCTAGAGTGCACAAAGATGGTTGCGTTTCCCCATTGA